In Tachysurus vachellii isolate PV-2020 chromosome 1, HZAU_Pvac_v1, whole genome shotgun sequence, a genomic segment contains:
- the LOC132842916 gene encoding ubiquitin-conjugating enzyme E2 W-like, whose amino-acid sequence MVCMQGRMQKEWLALQNDPPPGMTLKGRRVQNTITEWVIELKGLPRTLYEGQKFQLLFTFSSRFPFEPPQVMFTGENIPVNPFVDSNGQVRLSRLTVSEWAPALTVRSVCLVIISILCIWKEKRRPPDKSPKKTKWWWWCW is encoded by the exons ATGGTGTGTATGCAG GGACGGATGCAGAAGGAATGGTTGGCTTTGCAGAATGATCCACCTCCAGGAATGACTCTGAAAGGAAGAAGAGTTCAGAATACAATCACAGA GTGGGTTATAGAATTGAAGGGCCTTCCTCGAACCCTGTACGAGGGCCAGAAGTTCCAGCTTCTCTTTACGTTTAGCAGCCGATTCCCATTTGAACCTCCTCAG GTCATGTTTACCGGCGAGAACATTCCGGTCAATCCGTTCGTCGACAGCAACGGACAAGTTCGTCTGTCCCGTTTAACTGTAAGCGAGTGggctccagctctgactgtccGGTCCGTGTGCCTTGTCATTATCAGCATACTATGCATCTGGAAAGAGAAG cGTCGTCCTCCTGATAAATCCCCAAAGAAGAcaaagtggtggtggtggtgttggtag